Proteins from a single region of Pseudomonadota bacterium:
- a CDS encoding lysophospholipase, translating to MVNLLGAGALVALAACAPQRTEPGPGAAAAALASDHFLTEDGLALPMDVWRPAGKSWAVALALHGMNDYRRAFAELAGEMSERGVTVYAYDQRGFGAAPGHGLWPGSEALIADLNAALRLVRQRHPELPLTLIGESMSGAVVLADLAQASIDPPNAAAMTKPDGIVLIAPAVWGGPALGAVPIGAAWLMANTLPWFLLYAELGIQPSDNITMLRRYSGDSLVIRRTRADAVYGLVELMGQAQAAAPHLQGPALIIYGGRDQIIPRRAVCSVIRTLPDAPAGDWRVAFYPEGHHMITRDLAGRGVAEDLLAWMADHATPLPSATEIANAHAAGAGPALRAAGLCRG from the coding sequence GTGGTGAATCTTCTCGGAGCTGGAGCGCTCGTCGCGCTCGCGGCTTGCGCGCCGCAGCGGACGGAGCCGGGACCGGGGGCTGCGGCGGCGGCACTGGCGAGCGACCATTTCCTCACCGAGGACGGCCTCGCGCTGCCCATGGACGTCTGGCGCCCGGCCGGCAAGAGCTGGGCGGTGGCGCTGGCGCTGCATGGCATGAACGATTATCGCCGCGCCTTCGCCGAGCTCGCGGGCGAGATGTCCGAGCGCGGCGTCACCGTCTATGCCTATGACCAGCGAGGCTTCGGCGCGGCGCCGGGGCACGGGCTGTGGCCCGGCAGCGAGGCGCTGATCGCCGACCTCAACGCGGCCTTGCGCCTGGTGCGCCAGCGCCATCCCGAGCTGCCGCTCACTCTCATCGGCGAGAGCATGAGCGGAGCCGTGGTGCTGGCGGACCTGGCTCAAGCCTCGATCGACCCCCCGAACGCCGCTGCCATGACCAAGCCCGACGGCATCGTGCTGATCGCGCCTGCGGTCTGGGGCGGGCCCGCCTTGGGTGCGGTGCCGATCGGGGCGGCCTGGCTCATGGCCAACACGCTTCCCTGGTTCCTGCTCTATGCCGAGCTCGGCATTCAGCCCTCGGACAACATCACCATGCTCCGGCGCTACTCCGGCGATTCCTTGGTCATCCGCAGGACCCGCGCCGATGCCGTCTACGGCCTGGTCGAGCTCATGGGGCAAGCGCAGGCGGCGGCCCCGCATCTCCAGGGCCCGGCGCTCATCATCTATGGCGGCCGCGACCAGATCATCCCCAGGCGCGCCGTCTGCAGCGTGATCCGGACTCTCCCGGATGCGCCCGCGGGCGACTGGCGCGTGGCCTTCTATCCCGAGGGCCATCACATGATCACCCGCGACCTTGCCGGCCGCGGCGTCGCCGAGGATTTGCTGGCCTGGATGGCCGATCACGCAACGCCGCTGCCGTCGGCGACGGAGATCGCCAATGCGCATGCGGCCGGCGCTGGCCCGGCGTTGCGCGCGGCAGGCCTATGCCGGGGCTAA
- a CDS encoding ABC transporter ATP-binding protein, whose translation MPLDTGHPHPSTPRTAPPDHAVRVGGLTKRYRGGKTGTGKVALDGVDLAIPRGSLFGLLGPNGAGKSTLINILAGLVLKTAGEVSVWGIDIDRDPRRSRAAIGVVPQELTLDAFFSPREQLELQAGLYGVPKAERRTDEILAAVGLTQQAGVYARTLSGGMRRRLLVAKALVHSPPILVLDEPTAGVDVELRQQLWDYVRRLHREGVTILLTTHYLEEAEQLCERIAIIDHGRLIANEPTATLLRRLDSKTLTLTLAEDLAAVPATLARLGAALTGPRRLVLHYKPSEAAVGQILDAARTAGLAILDLSTEESDLEDVFLQLTRGTRPNA comes from the coding sequence ATGCCGCTCGACACCGGCCACCCGCACCCATCGACCCCCCGAACCGCACCGCCCGATCATGCGGTCCGGGTCGGGGGCCTCACCAAGCGCTACCGCGGCGGCAAGACGGGCACCGGCAAGGTGGCGCTCGATGGTGTCGACCTCGCCATCCCCCGGGGCAGCCTGTTTGGCCTCCTGGGGCCGAACGGGGCCGGCAAGTCGACCCTGATCAACATCCTGGCGGGTCTGGTCTTGAAGACCGCGGGCGAGGTCAGCGTCTGGGGGATCGACATCGACCGGGATCCACGCCGCTCGCGCGCCGCCATCGGCGTGGTGCCCCAGGAGCTGACCTTGGATGCCTTCTTCAGCCCGCGCGAGCAGCTCGAGCTGCAGGCCGGGCTCTATGGCGTGCCCAAGGCCGAGCGGCGCACCGATGAGATCCTGGCAGCGGTCGGCCTGACCCAGCAGGCGGGTGTCTATGCCCGCACGCTGTCGGGCGGCATGCGCCGCCGGCTCTTGGTGGCAAAGGCGCTGGTGCATTCGCCGCCGATCCTGGTCTTGGACGAGCCCACCGCCGGGGTCGATGTGGAGCTGAGGCAGCAGCTCTGGGACTATGTGCGGAGACTGCACCGCGAGGGTGTCACCATTCTCCTCACCACGCACTATCTCGAGGAGGCGGAGCAGCTCTGCGAGCGCATCGCCATCATCGATCACGGCCGGCTCATCGCCAACGAGCCGACGGCGACGCTGCTCCGCCGGCTCGATTCGAAGACGCTCACCTTGACCTTGGCCGAGGACTTGGCGGCGGTGCCGGCGACCTTGGCCCGTCTCGGTGCGGCGCTCACCGGCCCCAGGCGCCTCGTCCTCCACTACAAGCCGAGCGAGGCCGCGGTCGGCCAAATCCTCGATGCCGCACGCACGGCCGGGCTCGCCATCCTCGATCTCTCGACCGAGGAGTCGGACCTCGAAGACGTGTTCCTGCAGCTCACCCGCGGCACCCGCCCGAACGCTTAA
- a CDS encoding zinc-finger domain-containing protein, whose product MPAAEVILVEERVFSCDGGDGPLGHPRVFLNLGDKGEIDCPYCGRRYALKAGAAAHAGAH is encoded by the coding sequence ATGCCGGCAGCCGAGGTCATCCTGGTTGAAGAGCGGGTGTTTTCCTGCGACGGCGGCGACGGCCCCTTGGGCCACCCCCGGGTCTTCCTCAACCTCGGCGACAAGGGCGAGATCGATTGCCCCTATTGCGGCCGCCGCTATGCCCTGAAGGCCGGCGCCGCCGCCCACGCCGGGGCGCATTAG
- the polA gene encoding DNA polymerase I, with product MTTHSKTKTPAAASAATAPIERLYLVDGSGYIFRAFHALPPLTRADGTHVNAVYGFTQMLMRLIQDMRADHLAVIFDAGRRTFRNDIYAEYKAHRPEPPPELIPQFALVREATRALNVPAIEQPGYEADDLIATYAAEAAKRGAKVTIVSSDKDLMQLIAEGIEMLDPIKNKRIGPEEVKEKFGVGPDKVVDVQALAGDSTDNVPGVPGIGVKTAAQLIIEYGSLETLLERAGEIKQPKRREALQQNREKALMSRRLVELDRKVPVEHDLNEFAVKPPDHATLMAFFQAQEFKRLIQRLEAEHLDGGGAAAVAALGEGTQGEPAPAASGEQKPAERKYELVQDVARLQAWIQRAFAQGVVAVDTETTGLDATQAELVGVSMALGAGDACYIPLQHKQKGAGGLDLGDQGQAPKQIALEQAIKRLKPLLEDPGVLKIGHNIKYDAMVLHRYGIDLSPHDDTMLISFVLEAGLHGHGMDELSELHLGHKTITYEEVTGTGKAQIGFAEVPLERALDYAAEDADVTWRLHQSLKPRLIAEHLLTLYETIERPLVPILAEMEAAGVKVDLDSLRLLSREFGAKMATIEAEAYRLAGREFNVGSPKQLGEILFDELKLTGGKKGKTGAYSTHSDVLEQLADDHPLPAKILEWRQIAKLKSTYADALVEELNPQTGRIHTSFAMAGAATGRLSSTDPNLQNIPVRSEEGRRIRRAFVAEPGHKLLSVDYSQIELRLVAEIAGVDQLKKAFRDNLDIHALTASEVFGVPLAKMDPVTRRKAKAINFGIIYGISAFGLARQIGVEQKEAADYIKKYFERYPGIRQYMEKMRETARQTGYVTTLFGRRCHLRGINDKNPAMRGFAERQAINAPIQGTAADIIKRAMIRVPGRLARQSLKARMLLQVHDELLFEVPDAEVEATSAVVRAVMEGATQPALTLSVPLVADVGVADNWAAAH from the coding sequence ATGACCACCCACTCCAAGACGAAGACGCCCGCCGCGGCCTCCGCCGCCACGGCGCCCATCGAGCGCCTCTATCTTGTCGACGGGTCGGGTTACATTTTCCGCGCCTTCCATGCGCTGCCGCCCCTGACCCGCGCCGACGGGACCCACGTGAACGCCGTCTACGGCTTCACCCAGATGCTGATGCGCCTAATTCAGGACATGCGTGCCGATCACTTGGCCGTCATCTTCGATGCCGGGCGCAGGACCTTCCGCAACGACATCTATGCCGAGTACAAGGCGCATCGCCCGGAGCCGCCGCCGGAGCTGATCCCGCAATTCGCCCTGGTGCGCGAGGCGACGCGCGCCTTGAACGTGCCGGCGATCGAGCAGCCCGGCTACGAGGCCGACGATCTCATTGCCACATATGCCGCCGAGGCGGCCAAGCGCGGCGCCAAGGTCACCATCGTCTCCTCGGACAAGGATCTGATGCAGCTCATCGCCGAGGGCATCGAGATGCTGGATCCGATCAAGAACAAGCGGATCGGGCCCGAGGAGGTAAAGGAGAAGTTCGGCGTCGGCCCGGACAAGGTCGTGGACGTGCAGGCGCTGGCCGGCGATTCCACCGACAACGTGCCGGGCGTGCCCGGTATCGGCGTCAAGACGGCGGCGCAGCTCATCATCGAATATGGCTCGCTGGAGACGCTCTTGGAGCGTGCCGGCGAGATCAAGCAGCCGAAGCGGCGCGAAGCATTGCAGCAGAACCGCGAGAAGGCATTGATGTCGCGCCGGCTGGTGGAGCTCGACCGCAAGGTGCCGGTCGAGCACGACCTCAATGAGTTCGCGGTCAAGCCGCCGGATCACGCGACACTCATGGCCTTCTTCCAGGCGCAGGAGTTCAAGCGGCTGATCCAGCGCCTGGAGGCCGAGCACCTGGATGGCGGCGGCGCCGCGGCGGTGGCGGCTTTGGGCGAGGGGACGCAAGGCGAGCCGGCACCGGCCGCCTCGGGCGAGCAGAAACCGGCAGAGCGCAAGTACGAGCTGGTTCAGGATGTGGCGCGTCTGCAGGCGTGGATCCAGCGCGCCTTCGCTCAGGGCGTGGTCGCCGTCGACACCGAGACGACGGGGTTGGATGCAACCCAGGCCGAGCTGGTCGGCGTGTCGATGGCGCTTGGCGCCGGCGATGCCTGCTACATCCCCCTCCAGCACAAGCAGAAGGGTGCGGGCGGGCTCGATCTGGGCGACCAGGGTCAGGCCCCGAAGCAGATCGCCCTGGAACAGGCGATCAAACGGCTGAAGCCGCTCCTGGAAGACCCGGGCGTCCTCAAGATCGGGCACAACATCAAATACGACGCCATGGTGCTCCATCGCTACGGCATCGATCTCTCTCCCCATGACGACACCATGCTGATCTCCTTCGTGCTCGAAGCGGGCCTGCATGGCCACGGCATGGATGAGCTCTCGGAGCTGCATCTCGGCCACAAGACCATCACCTACGAAGAGGTGACCGGCACCGGCAAGGCCCAGATCGGCTTTGCCGAAGTGCCCCTGGAGCGCGCCCTCGACTACGCCGCCGAAGATGCCGATGTGACCTGGCGTCTGCATCAGAGCCTGAAGCCGAGGCTCATCGCCGAGCATCTGTTGACCCTCTATGAGACCATCGAGCGCCCGCTGGTGCCGATCCTGGCCGAGATGGAAGCGGCCGGGGTCAAGGTCGATCTCGACAGCCTGCGCCTCTTGTCGCGGGAATTCGGGGCCAAGATGGCGACCATCGAAGCCGAGGCCTATCGGCTGGCGGGCCGCGAGTTCAATGTCGGCTCGCCCAAGCAGCTGGGCGAGATCCTGTTCGACGAGCTGAAGCTCACCGGCGGCAAGAAGGGCAAGACCGGCGCCTACTCGACGCATTCCGACGTGCTGGAGCAGCTCGCCGACGACCACCCCTTGCCGGCGAAGATCCTGGAGTGGCGGCAGATCGCCAAGCTGAAATCCACCTATGCCGACGCGCTGGTCGAAGAGCTGAACCCGCAGACCGGGCGCATCCACACCTCGTTTGCCATGGCCGGGGCGGCGACCGGAAGGCTCTCCTCCACCGATCCCAATCTGCAGAACATTCCGGTGCGCAGCGAAGAGGGCCGCCGCATCCGCCGGGCCTTTGTGGCCGAGCCCGGGCACAAGCTGCTCTCGGTCGACTACTCGCAGATCGAATTGCGCTTGGTCGCCGAGATCGCCGGCGTCGATCAGCTGAAGAAGGCCTTCCGCGACAATCTCGACATCCATGCGCTGACCGCCTCGGAAGTCTTCGGCGTGCCGCTGGCCAAGATGGACCCGGTGACCAGGCGCAAAGCCAAGGCGATCAACTTCGGCATCATCTACGGCATCTCCGCCTTCGGGCTTGCCCGCCAGATCGGCGTCGAGCAGAAGGAAGCGGCCGACTACATCAAGAAATACTTCGAGCGCTACCCCGGCATCCGCCAATACATGGAGAAGATGCGCGAGACCGCGCGGCAAACGGGCTACGTCACCACCCTCTTCGGCCGCCGCTGCCATCTCCGCGGCATCAACGACAAGAACCCGGCGATGCGCGGCTTCGCCGAGCGCCAAGCGATCAATGCGCCCATCCAGGGAACGGCTGCCGACATCATCAAGCGGGCGATGATCCGCGTGCCCGGCCGGCTCGCGCGTCAGAGCCTGAAGGCCCGCATGCTGCTCCAGGTGCATGACGAGCTGTTGTTCGAGGTGCCCGACGCCGAGGTGGAAGCGACCTCGGCCGTCGTCCGCGCGGTGATGGAGGGGGCGACCCAGCCCGCACTCACCCTCTCGGTGCCGCTGGTCGCCGATGTCGGCGTCGCCGACAACTGGGCCGCCGCGCATTAG
- a CDS encoding DUF2470 domain-containing protein gives MPSAGSDALSMAVTARGLLRAADRGALATTLKGKARPYVSLVLLAVDHDASPLLMISDLAEHTKNLLAEPQASLLVDATQGLAEPLAGARATLIGTIAKSAEPRHRQRFLSRHPDACAYEAFHDFNVYAMCVERVHLVAGFGRIRWVEGSKVLSQAAPALLAHESEIVRHMNADHADALDLYAERLLARAGTGWRMTGIDREGCDLRREGEVARLQFDEPISDPETARATLVRLVKAARAR, from the coding sequence ATGCCATCCGCCGGCAGCGACGCCCTTTCCATGGCCGTGACCGCGCGCGGTCTGCTGCGCGCCGCCGATCGGGGCGCGCTTGCCACCACGCTCAAAGGCAAGGCCAGACCCTATGTCTCGCTGGTGCTGCTGGCCGTCGACCACGACGCCAGCCCGCTCCTCATGATCTCCGATCTGGCCGAGCACACCAAGAATCTGCTGGCCGAGCCCCAGGCATCGCTGCTGGTCGATGCGACCCAGGGCCTGGCCGAGCCGCTCGCCGGCGCGCGCGCGACGCTCATCGGCACGATCGCGAAATCCGCCGAGCCGCGCCATCGCCAGCGCTTTCTTTCCCGCCATCCCGATGCCTGCGCCTATGAAGCGTTCCATGACTTCAACGTCTATGCCATGTGCGTGGAGCGGGTGCATCTGGTGGCCGGCTTCGGCCGCATCCGGTGGGTGGAAGGGTCCAAGGTTCTGAGCCAGGCCGCACCGGCATTGCTGGCGCACGAGAGCGAAATCGTCCGGCATATGAATGCGGACCACGCCGATGCCCTCGATCTCTACGCGGAGCGCCTGCTGGCGCGCGCCGGCACCGGCTGGCGCATGACCGGCATCGATCGGGAAGGATGCGATTTGAGGCGCGAGGGCGAGGTCGCACGCTTGCAATTCGACGAGCCGATCAGCGACCCCGAGACGGCGCGCGCCACCCTCGTGCGCCTGGTGAAAGCCGCCCGCGCCCGCTAG
- a CDS encoding CbtA family protein, which translates to MFRRILLTALIAGTIAGLVVSLAQRARVIPLIQLAETYEEAAGAQAPSGQMIGGHGPAGVIDSHGAAAASEGDVWEPADGVERIAYTVLANTISGIGFALLLVAAFALAGRRLDWRRGLLWGLGGFAAFALAPGLGLPPAPPGAAESDLVLRQLWWLGTVAGTVLGLAVAVFAPRWPHKLAGLLLLAVPHVVGAPTAQGTALIPPGLALEFAIASLATALVFWLVLGGLAAHFFVRLAPQPGD; encoded by the coding sequence ATGTTTCGTCGCATTCTGCTGACCGCCCTCATCGCCGGCACCATCGCGGGGCTGGTCGTCTCGCTCGCCCAGCGGGCCCGGGTGATCCCGCTGATCCAGCTTGCCGAGACCTATGAGGAGGCCGCCGGCGCCCAAGCCCCTTCCGGCCAAATGATCGGCGGCCACGGACCGGCCGGCGTGATCGATTCGCACGGCGCCGCTGCCGCCTCTGAAGGCGACGTCTGGGAGCCGGCCGACGGCGTCGAGCGCATCGCCTATACGGTCCTCGCCAACACCATCAGCGGCATCGGCTTCGCCCTCTTGCTGGTGGCCGCCTTCGCGCTTGCCGGCCGGCGGCTCGATTGGCGCCGGGGCTTGCTGTGGGGTCTGGGCGGATTTGCCGCCTTCGCGCTGGCGCCGGGCTTGGGGTTGCCCCCCGCCCCGCCGGGTGCGGCTGAGAGCGATCTGGTGCTCCGCCAGCTCTGGTGGCTGGGCACCGTTGCCGGCACCGTCCTCGGCCTTGCCGTTGCCGTGTTCGCTCCGCGCTGGCCGCACAAGCTGGCCGGGCTCCTCCTCCTGGCCGTTCCCCATGTGGTGGGGGCGCCCACCGCCCAGGGCACGGCCTTGATCCCGCCCGGCCTCGCCCTGGAATTCGCCATCGCCTCGCTGGCGACCGCGCTGGTGTTCTGGCTGGTGCTGGGTGGGCTCGCCGCGCATTTCTTCGTCCGCTTGGCCCCGCAACCCGGGGACTGA
- a CDS encoding CbtB-domain containing protein codes for MAQDRALSLALQPRPVATVKRSLAAVLSAAVLGLFLLYGTGFAYPSLLHNAAHDARHAFAFPCH; via the coding sequence ATGGCCCAAGATCGCGCCCTCTCCCTCGCCCTCCAGCCCCGCCCGGTTGCCACCGTCAAGCGTTCGCTTGCCGCCGTGCTGTCGGCGGCGGTGCTTGGGCTGTTTTTGCTGTACGGCACCGGCTTCGCCTACCCCTCGCTCTTGCACAACGCCGCCCACGACGCCCGGCACGCCTTCGCCTTCCCCTGCCATTGA
- a CDS encoding response regulator transcription factor has product MRNTIALVDDDQNILTSVSMALEAEGFEVRTYTDGDSALKAITHRPVDLAVLDIKMPRMDGMELLSRLRKNSALPVIFLTSKDEEVDEVLGLRMGADDYIRKPFSLRLLIERIRALLRRQEQVKGQGEGASDAILARGPLILDQQRHQCSWNGQPVALTVTEFLILKALALRPGHVKSRDQLMDAAYGESIYVDDRTIDSHIKRLRKKFKAVDNGFQQVETLYGVGYRFREV; this is encoded by the coding sequence GTGCGCAACACCATCGCGCTCGTCGACGACGATCAGAATATCCTGACTTCGGTCTCCATGGCGCTCGAGGCCGAGGGCTTCGAGGTCAGAACCTACACGGACGGCGATTCGGCCCTGAAGGCGATCACCCATCGGCCGGTGGACCTGGCGGTCCTCGACATCAAGATGCCGCGCATGGACGGCATGGAGCTGTTGTCGCGCCTGCGCAAGAACTCGGCGCTCCCGGTCATCTTCCTCACCTCCAAGGACGAGGAGGTGGACGAGGTCCTGGGCCTGCGCATGGGTGCCGACGACTACATCCGCAAGCCCTTCTCCCTCAGGCTCCTGATCGAGCGCATCCGCGCCTTGCTCCGGCGCCAGGAGCAGGTCAAAGGCCAGGGCGAGGGCGCCAGCGATGCGATCCTCGCCCGGGGCCCGCTGATCCTCGACCAGCAGCGCCATCAATGCAGCTGGAATGGCCAGCCGGTGGCGCTCACGGTCACCGAGTTCCTGATCCTGAAGGCGCTCGCTCTCCGCCCCGGCCACGTCAAGAGCCGCGACCAGCTGATGGATGCCGCCTATGGCGAATCCATCTATGTCGACGACCGCACCATCGACAGCCACATCAAGCGGCTGCGCAAGAAGTTCAAGGCGGTCGACAATGGCTTCCAGCAGGTCGAGACGCTCTACGGCGTCGGCTACCGCTTCCGGGAAGTTTAG